In Terriglobia bacterium, the sequence CTGATCAGAAGTTTCTCTATAGCGATTCTTATTCCTTCTTTGATCACGATGGTGGTGGGCATCAGAGTAATCGAGCAGCAGATCTACGCGCAGGCCCAGGCACAGGTAAACTCGGACCTCGAAGGCGCCATGGAGATTTGGCGGCATAACCTCGAGAGGCTCGAAAATGCGATCCGAATCCATGCCACGCGCATGGTTATCTACGGCGCCCTGGCCCGTAATGATCCCGGCGGACTGGGACCAGAAATGAATCGAGTGCGCGCAGCGGAAGGGCTCGACGTCCTGACTCTGCTGGATACTTCCGGCAAGGTTTTTTACCGCACCCTCAACCCCGCGCTGGTGGGAGACATCGAGATCGATGATGAGTTGATAGGCGGCGTTTACAAGAAAAAGGCCCCCCTTTCGGGGGTTGTAATTGTTGCCGCGGACGAGCTTGCCCGCGAGTCTCAGGATCTCAGACAGCAGGCAAGCATGGAGATTACCTTCACACCCAGAGCCGGCCCCCCCGGGAAGGAGAGGGTAACCGATGGAATGATGCTCAAGGCGGCGGCTCCGGTGACCACGGCTGACGGCCGTTTCGTGGGCGTGTTGTACGGGGGTACGCTCATCAATCGCAACTATGAGGTAGTGGACAAGATACGAAGTATCGTGTTCAGACAGGAGTCGTACAAAAATCGAGAGGTGGGCACAGCCACCGTCTTCCAGGATGATGTACGCATATCGACCAACGTCAGGAATGCCGACGGCACGCGCGCGATAACCACCCGGGCCTCGGCCGAAGTTGCTGACGATGTTCTTCAGCGCAACCGAACCTGGAGAGGCCGTGCATTCGTGGTCAACGACTGGTACATCGCAGCTTACGCGCCCATTCGGGACATAGCGGGGAAAACGATCGGCATGCTTTACGTCGGCACGCTCGAGCAGCCTTATCGCGATAGCCTGTGGCGGACATTATTCACGTTTCTGGGCATCACTCTCTTGGGCATGATACTGGTAAGCATTGTGGGCATCAAGGTGGCTCAGCGGATTTCTGAGCCTATTCAAGCCATGGCTGCAGCAGCCCGGCGAGTGGCCGAGGGTGACTACTCCCATAAGGTCGAAGTCCTCTCCAGCGACGAGACCGGCTATCTGGCCGAGTGCTTCAACCGGATGACCCTCGAGCTTGCCCGTGCGACACAGGAGCTGAGGCAATGGGCAGAAAGCCTGGAGACCAAAGTGGAGGAACGAACAGCTCAGGTGAAGGCCATGCAAGGCCAGTTGGTCCAGGCCGAAAAGCTGGCCGCCATCGGGAAACTCGCCGCCGGAGTCGCCCATGAAATCAACAACCCGCTCACCGGCGTTCTTACCAATAGCAGCCTCATGCTCCAGGATCTGGCTCCCGATGACCCCAGGCGTGATGACTTGCAGACCATCGTCGACGAGACCCTGCGCTGTCGTAAGATCGTGAAGGGATTGCTCGATTTTGCCAGGCAGACCAAACCCCTGAAGCAGGCAGTCAACATAAACCAAATCGTTGAGGACGCACTCAACCTGGTGAGGAACCAGGCCTCGCTCAGCAACATCACGCTTCAGACGGAATTGCAGGCCGATCTTCCCACGATCATGGTGGACAAAGACCAGATGCGGCAAGTGGTCCTGAATATCGTCATAAACGCCGCGGAAGCCTTGCCGAACGGGGGTGAGATCCGGGTCATTTCGCGGCTGGATCGCGGCGCCAATCTGGTATGTCTGAGTGTCGCCGACACAGGACCGGGCATTCCGGAAGCGGTCAGGACCAGGCTCTTCGAACCCTTCTTTACCACCAAGGCGAGCGGTACAGGCCTGGGTCTTGCCATTGCTTATGGCATTATGGAGCGCCATAGGGGCACGATCACAGTTGCCAGTGCTGCCGGCCAAGGTACCACGATCAGTCTTCGCCTTCCCGTGAACAGCAAGGAGGGAGATGAACAATCCTGACAGCCCCAGAGTCCTGGTGGCGGACGATGAACTGTCCGTGTGCAAGTCCTGCGAGAAAATCCTGCGCCGACACGGCTGCGAGGTTAGAACGGTTCTTTCCGGCAAGGAGGCGCTCGCCCTGTTGGAACACGAGCCCTTCGACCTTGTCTTCACTGATCTGAAGATGGCCGAGGTAGGGGGCATGGAGCTGCTTCAAGCCCTGCAGACTCGTTTTCCCGACATCGTGCCCATAGTAATCACTGGGTATGCTTCCGTGGCTTCCGTGGTCGAAACCATGAAGCTCGGGGCCTTCGATTATCTCCCCAAGCCCTTTACCCCGGCCGAGATGATCGTTGTGGTCACCCATGCCTGGGAGAAGCGGAAGCGTATCCTCGAAGCCCGCGCGGCAGCCAGCGGGGAGCCCGTCGAAACCTTCTCCGGCATGGTGGGCCGAAGTCCAAAGATGCAGCAGGTCTACAGCCTGATCCGGAAAGTCGCGCCCACCTCGAGCACGGTCCTGATCATCGGTGAAAGCGGGACAGGCAAGGAACTCGTGGCCCGCGCCATTCACAGTCTGAGCCCCAGGCAGGACCGGCGTTTCTTCGCTGTGGACTGTGGGACACTCTCTGCAAACCTTCTCGAAAGTGAGCTGTTCGGCCACGTCAGGGGAGCCTTTACCGGCGCTGTCGTCACCAAACGCGGCATTTTCGAAGTAGCGGACCACGGGACGGTATTCTTGGACGAAATCTGCAACGTCGATTCCGAGATCCAGGGCAGATTGCTGCGCTTCATCCAGGAACGAGAATTCCTCCCTGTCGGCGGCACGGAGCCGAAGCGCGTAGACGTTCGTCTCGTCTTTGCCACAAACCGAGATTTGACCCGGATGGTTTCCGAGGGAACGTTCAGGGAAGACTTATACTATCGGCTCCATGTGTTCCCGATCTACCTTCCTCCCCTCCGGGATCGGCCGGAAGACATCCCGTTGCTTGTGCGCTACCTACTACTGAAAATCAGGGGACGCAGCGGCAAAAACATCACCACGATCTCAGACCCGGCACTAAAGCTCTTGATAGAGCACAACTGGCCCGGCAATGTGCGCCAACTTGAGAGCGCCCTCGAGTGGGCCGTAATTTCCTGTGAGGATGATGTGCTGCAACCATCTAATTTTCCACGGTTTGCGCATTCGCAGGCGCAAACTGCCGACCTGTCGACGCCTCGCAGCAATGCGGAATTCCTGACATTGAAAAAGAAGATCAAGGAACAGGCGGTTTCCGAGCTTGAACGTGACTTTGTCCTGGCCGCCCTCCAAAGGAATCAATGGAATGTCACCCGGGCCGCGCAGGAAGTAGGCATCGCCCGTCCAAATTTCCAAGCCCTCATGCGCAAGCACGGGATTCGCGCCAGTGGGGAAAACTAGACGTTTGAATCTGATCTTAATGGCGCCGATGGTGGCAAGCCCACCTGCCCCTGGGTGTATTTACTTTGAATACACTGTATGTGAGACTCATACATACCTGTGGATGCCTGTTCATCAAATATTGCCGTATTTGCGCCCGATCCCTGGCTGCGGCAACCACCCGAGTGCCTATTTTCGATATACACCTGGAGTTAGAGCGGCGTCCTGGCCCTGACTTGACTTCTCATTAAGTCCAATTACATAAATCACTTACAGTGCCTCATCCCGCAAGGCACTGACTGGCACACCTCTTGCTGTAATCCCAGTTGAAGAATGTTAGAAGCAGTGGAACCAAATCAGTAAGGAATGGAGGTCATTATGCTACCGGATAATTCTCTTGCCAATAAATCTCGAGTCCTGGTTGTGGATGATGAACCCGCCGTCTGCCGAAGTGTGACCAAGGTCCTCGAGCGCAAGGGGTACAAGGTCGCAGAGGCGCTCTGCGCATCATCTGCCCTGGATCTATTGGAGCAGGGTGAGCCCTACGACTTGATCATTGTCGATCTCATGATGCCCCAGACGAGTGGTGTCGAACTTCTGAAGATCGCCAGGGAAAGATGGCCCAAGACACCGGTCTTGATCATCACAGGGTATGCCTCTATCGCTTCGGCGGTTGAAACTACAAAGCTCGGAGCCCTAGGTTACCTGCCAAAGCCATTCACACCGGAAGAACTGGCGCAGGCCGTCGAAGAGGTTTTGTCCGGGCCGGCTCCGGAGGTAGCTGACACTGACAGTTTCCCTCCCGAAAGCTCCCTTGACGTGGATATGCCTTTTGACCGCCGCGAGTTGGCGCAAGCGACTTCGGCGAGCTACGTGGAGCACCTGACGCGGTCGGATCTACCCCTGGTCGATCAACCGCGTCGCGCCGCCTTGCCGGTGGACTACTGCTCCCTCGGCGAGAGGTCCTGCAAGCGCTTTGCGAAACAGGGAATGTGCAAACAGGCGGAGTGTCCCATCATCGTGAGTGAGCGCAAGAAGGCAGCCAGGTCGGCGACGGTCGTGTACATGATGAATGATCCGATCGATGTCGACATGCCTTTCTCCCGCGCTGAGGT encodes:
- a CDS encoding response regulator, with the translated sequence MLPDNSLANKSRVLVVDDEPAVCRSVTKVLERKGYKVAEALCASSALDLLEQGEPYDLIIVDLMMPQTSGVELLKIARERWPKTPVLIITGYASIASAVETTKLGALGYLPKPFTPEELAQAVEEVLSGPAPEVADTDSFPPESSLDVDMPFDRRELAQATSASYVEHLTRSDLPLVDQPRRAALPVDYCSLGERSCKRFAKQGMCKQAECPIIVSERKKAARSATVVYMMNDPIDVDMPFSRAEVASMTGEAYVNALGRSDMPVVGFWRSASEGAAAPKVLVVDDEPVVVNSIRKTLARKAYKVEEAFSGQEALSLIAKRTYDLVLLDMRLPDANGLELISDIRKRKPKLRVVIVTGYATIDTAVEAIKRGASDYVAKPFTPDELYDVTSRILKRAVA
- a CDS encoding cache domain-containing protein: MGRSTIRGRLIRSFSIAILIPSLITMVVGIRVIEQQIYAQAQAQVNSDLEGAMEIWRHNLERLENAIRIHATRMVIYGALARNDPGGLGPEMNRVRAAEGLDVLTLLDTSGKVFYRTLNPALVGDIEIDDELIGGVYKKKAPLSGVVIVAADELARESQDLRQQASMEITFTPRAGPPGKERVTDGMMLKAAAPVTTADGRFVGVLYGGTLINRNYEVVDKIRSIVFRQESYKNREVGTATVFQDDVRISTNVRNADGTRAITTRASAEVADDVLQRNRTWRGRAFVVNDWYIAAYAPIRDIAGKTIGMLYVGTLEQPYRDSLWRTLFTFLGITLLGMILVSIVGIKVAQRISEPIQAMAAAARRVAEGDYSHKVEVLSSDETGYLAECFNRMTLELARATQELRQWAESLETKVEERTAQVKAMQGQLVQAEKLAAIGKLAAGVAHEINNPLTGVLTNSSLMLQDLAPDDPRRDDLQTIVDETLRCRKIVKGLLDFARQTKPLKQAVNINQIVEDALNLVRNQASLSNITLQTELQADLPTIMVDKDQMRQVVLNIVINAAEALPNGGEIRVISRLDRGANLVCLSVADTGPGIPEAVRTRLFEPFFTTKASGTGLGLAIAYGIMERHRGTITVASAAGQGTTISLRLPVNSKEGDEQS
- a CDS encoding sigma-54 dependent transcriptional regulator, with protein sequence MNNPDSPRVLVADDELSVCKSCEKILRRHGCEVRTVLSGKEALALLEHEPFDLVFTDLKMAEVGGMELLQALQTRFPDIVPIVITGYASVASVVETMKLGAFDYLPKPFTPAEMIVVVTHAWEKRKRILEARAAASGEPVETFSGMVGRSPKMQQVYSLIRKVAPTSSTVLIIGESGTGKELVARAIHSLSPRQDRRFFAVDCGTLSANLLESELFGHVRGAFTGAVVTKRGIFEVADHGTVFLDEICNVDSEIQGRLLRFIQEREFLPVGGTEPKRVDVRLVFATNRDLTRMVSEGTFREDLYYRLHVFPIYLPPLRDRPEDIPLLVRYLLLKIRGRSGKNITTISDPALKLLIEHNWPGNVRQLESALEWAVISCEDDVLQPSNFPRFAHSQAQTADLSTPRSNAEFLTLKKKIKEQAVSELERDFVLAALQRNQWNVTRAAQEVGIARPNFQALMRKHGIRASGEN